The following are encoded in a window of Chitinivibrionales bacterium genomic DNA:
- a CDS encoding FolB domain-containing protein produces MKKATIRISNLALRTIIGANEWEREKKQEIIINIVLKFDASEAVATDSLKKTINYKKIKRRVTEVVEASQFFLLEKLTSSIIDVIMEDDRVLKTRVKVDKPHALRFADSVSVEMEAVREG; encoded by the coding sequence ATGAAAAAAGCGACAATCCGAATAAGTAACTTAGCCTTGCGAACCATTATCGGCGCCAACGAATGGGAACGGGAGAAAAAGCAGGAAATAATAATCAATATTGTTCTAAAATTCGATGCATCCGAGGCAGTTGCCACCGACAGTCTGAAAAAAACGATTAATTATAAAAAAATCAAGCGGCGGGTTACCGAGGTGGTTGAAGCTTCGCAATTTTTCCTTTTAGAAAAATTGACGTCATCGATTATTGACGTTATCATGGAAGACGACAGAGTACTAAAGACCAGAGTAAAGGTTGATAAGCCTCATGCGCTCAGGTTTGCAGATTCGGTTTCAGTTGAAATGGAAGCGGTAAGAGAAGGCTAA
- the folK gene encoding 2-amino-4-hydroxy-6-hydroxymethyldihydropteridine diphosphokinase, with protein MNQVIIGVGSNISPYAHIDEARRMLARDHRFEKTTLLTRTKPIGYANQPDFINCAFLVNTSLERPEFRHYLKTLENRLGRKRTSNKNGPRTIDLDIAAWNGKIVDKNYYDRSFLRNAVDKLMEQSTGVDICR; from the coding sequence ATGAATCAGGTAATTATCGGCGTTGGATCCAACATATCTCCTTATGCTCATATCGATGAAGCACGCCGGATGCTTGCCCGGGATCACAGGTTCGAGAAAACGACACTGCTCACAAGGACAAAACCAATCGGATATGCAAATCAGCCCGATTTTATCAACTGCGCCTTTTTGGTGAATACATCACTGGAGCGGCCGGAGTTCAGACATTATCTTAAAACACTCGAGAATCGGCTGGGACGCAAACGAACATCCAATAAAAACGGCCCCCGCACTATTGATCTCGATATCGCTGCCTGGAACGGGAAAATTGTCGACAAAAATTACTATGACCGTAGCTTTCTAAGGAATGCAGTCGACAAACTAATGGAACAGAGCACCGGGGTTGACATTTGCAGATAG
- a CDS encoding glycosyltransferase, with protein sequence MQIEENISSLPPQPEQPINWMGICFSSALFIAATVWLSLGGPLGRGGIFFAIPYILMFAGMFGAWNWWPKNGLFPLMAFVAVTSRLIMLDFPANDDIYRYIWEGYIQLKGFNPFALAPDSPSLEYLRTPWWDLINHKDYPTIYFPVAQILFAGVSFFSATPAAFKILFTLFDLGTLFILVSLVTHLDINKKHLLFYAFNPLVILFIAGEGHLDSVYVFFFVTSLLFMVKNRFFPMYLFLGLSIMVKPIPVIVLPLLIRKENFKYLPAVFIPFLLLFFYTGPGVSFTDVPFRFAVNFRFNGFFHTLFSLLFGAGISTALSWALFFIIYTGIFFLVPGKLRALFLALSAFLLCSPTLHPWYLVAIAPFLVIYHSPLWVTLFITIAAVFPTFWRYWEIGTWELNDLQLGIEFIPLFPVWLWTLITGNNGMKKEYGAVSSFSVIIPVLNEESSIWHCIESVKSQQAVINEIIVVDGGSSDNTRAIAGQLSGVTCIDSAPGRGIQIIEGLKHATGDIILVLHGDSRLMSDSLKRLVQKINQRPQAVGGSFGARYESTRMHFRAVEYLNNFRALVFGVSFGDQAQFFRRNVLYSRYPAYRLMEDIEFAFRMNETGPLLFIPRGAISSIRRWQQKGYAGNFLKVVALSLLFIIRRRFGLIRDKCEWFYERYYG encoded by the coding sequence TTGCAGATAGAGGAAAACATCTCATCTTTACCGCCTCAGCCGGAACAACCAATTAACTGGATGGGAATCTGTTTTTCTTCAGCTCTTTTTATTGCCGCCACAGTCTGGCTTTCTTTAGGCGGTCCATTGGGCAGAGGCGGTATATTCTTTGCCATTCCCTATATTCTGATGTTTGCCGGCATGTTCGGCGCCTGGAATTGGTGGCCGAAAAACGGCCTGTTTCCGCTCATGGCTTTTGTTGCCGTAACATCCCGCCTGATTATGCTCGATTTTCCCGCCAATGATGATATCTATCGGTATATATGGGAAGGATATATTCAGCTCAAGGGCTTTAATCCCTTTGCTCTCGCTCCCGATTCACCCTCACTGGAATACCTCCGTACTCCCTGGTGGGACCTGATCAACCATAAAGACTACCCGACAATCTATTTCCCGGTCGCCCAGATCCTCTTTGCCGGAGTATCTTTTTTTTCCGCCACACCGGCGGCATTTAAAATCCTGTTTACTCTTTTCGACCTTGGCACCCTGTTCATTCTCGTGTCCCTGGTGACACATCTGGATATCAACAAAAAGCACCTTCTTTTCTATGCCTTCAACCCCCTGGTGATCCTCTTTATTGCAGGTGAAGGCCACCTTGACAGTGTCTATGTTTTTTTCTTTGTCACTTCCCTGCTTTTCATGGTTAAAAACCGTTTTTTCCCGATGTACCTTTTTCTTGGCCTGTCTATTATGGTCAAGCCGATCCCGGTGATCGTTCTCCCGCTCTTGATTCGCAAAGAAAATTTCAAATATCTTCCCGCGGTATTCATTCCCTTTTTGCTGCTGTTTTTCTATACCGGACCGGGGGTATCTTTTACCGATGTTCCCTTTCGTTTTGCCGTAAATTTCCGGTTTAACGGTTTTTTCCATACGCTTTTTTCGCTTCTTTTCGGGGCCGGGATATCAACTGCGTTGTCCTGGGCGCTCTTTTTTATTATCTATACCGGCATTTTCTTTCTGGTTCCCGGAAAACTGAGAGCACTCTTTCTCGCTCTGTCGGCATTCCTTCTCTGTTCACCAACTCTTCACCCCTGGTATCTGGTTGCAATCGCTCCCTTTCTGGTTATCTATCACTCCCCGCTGTGGGTGACACTTTTTATAACTATCGCGGCGGTATTCCCCACATTCTGGCGGTATTGGGAAATCGGGACATGGGAGTTGAACGACCTGCAGCTCGGCATCGAATTCATACCCCTTTTTCCGGTCTGGCTCTGGACGCTGATTACCGGGAACAACGGCATGAAAAAAGAATATGGAGCGGTTTCGAGTTTTTCGGTAATTATACCGGTACTCAACGAAGAATCTTCAATCTGGCACTGTATAGAATCGGTAAAATCCCAGCAGGCGGTGATAAATGAAATCATCGTTGTTGACGGCGGCAGCAGCGATAATACCAGGGCGATTGCCGGACAATTATCGGGGGTGACCTGCATTGATTCCGCCCCCGGCCGGGGTATACAGATCATCGAAGGCCTGAAACACGCCACAGGCGATATCATCCTGGTCCTTCACGGTGACTCTCGACTCATGTCCGATTCTCTTAAAAGGCTTGTACAAAAGATCAACCAAAGGCCACAGGCGGTAGGTGGATCCTTTGGCGCGCGCTACGAGAGCACACGCATGCATTTTCGCGCCGTTGAGTACCTTAATAATTTCAGGGCCCTGGTTTTCGGCGTCTCCTTTGGCGATCAGGCCCAGTTTTTCAGGCGAAATGTTTTATACAGTCGCTATCCCGCTTACCGGCTTATGGAAGACATCGAGTTTGCTTTCCGCATGAACGAGACCGGTCCGTTACTTTTCATTCCCCGCGGA